The proteins below are encoded in one region of Naumovozyma castellii chromosome 6, complete genome:
- the FIR1 gene encoding Fir1p (ancestral locus Anc_3.522), whose protein sequence is MSKTDGRNSYMHRRQEETLDELPLINPLIFDQEQSSISSSLYLNDNTRLTPQLNDNHLSRSTSPQSQVRFCIPESKEVDHSPLKIVFPNSPSQNDLKSKLYKDRESDAEEQDVKHLNQIKVVDMNSKLMLDVPEEVWKFHQQRRKHKETTSSPSKKKRPQSWQSLIAETVTSYNENNKNIKDIDARFPLNLKGTPVMKANRSTRSNLYLSPESPLNKQRIPIPLEISLPPYLSPKNKNKRHSAVIYDGEGYSQFQEEIDSISSESSESSTEESEDSIPFARHALSFEEMDSSKADTDKILGIDQEANVNLKVQNRNLRKGHEELSKQFLPPLPQTKLNNSEEKNYYGALNKSQFENESLKILKTPTKSITIPNLDTEEFQTPKSNNSNGALEFFEKFESITKEGEQQKYTQPSTITNQYNKSFKFPLENKEGLNTESSLNNSSDFADIPSNSTAANLDVEKRRKKLINEMKLNPYQFTHQHKRSKSIISLELTEASDNRTVEEREESMRLSINSAPSAPIIPVRSPLRPKSPISITEQDIETPTKLTPKNTPAERSPNTPNIYLHSCSPPRTNKDTTASVTDSFISPDVSYEEISKNIEKTNDSIQILFERKVSSDKEEKEEEEIQLPFIQASAERKEPSIKPLSSFQSFNNPLTHTLPDNLQTVALPRAQLNKQLPRRQLSNVGSEYSQNTQFSRNSYSTNLTSEPSVTAPLSIPENYILEKPVANHFSMKKPKNSTINMTKGHTGKMAEPKTILENRNGKIVEVIVLDDDYEGGKIPFSRKTSSKRNTSQRMRQVSYEAATKHYTEILQMCEETASQARNIIYDLVSRNVEPLTEQNQIQTQKQRTITQYSRKPLPPAPAEKYQQLMINRKTSASTLKMEKDQQRRYLQNLNRAIKSHTRSRSNIELFK, encoded by the coding sequence ATGTCGAAAACAGACGGAAGAAACAGCTACATGCATCGAAGACAGGAGGAAACACTTGACGAGTTACCTCTTATAAATCCTTTAATATTCGACCAAGAACAATCGTCAATCTCATCAAGTTTATATCTAAATGATAATACGCGGCTTACACCCCAATTAAATGATAACCATTTATCGAGATCCACATCCCCACAATCACAAGTTCGATTTTGCATTCCGGAATCCAAGGAAGTTGACCATTCACCTCTGAAGATTGTTTTCCCGAATAGTCCTAGTCAAAATGACCTTAAGAGCAAACTGTACAAGGACAGAGAATCGGATGCTGAGGAACAAGATGTCAAACatttaaatcaaataaaagtTGTTGATATGAATAGTAAACTAATGTTGGATGTCCCAGAAGAAGTTTGGAAATTTCACCAACAGAGAAGGAAACACAAAGAAACAACATCGTCTccatcaaagaaaaagaggCCGCAATCGTGGCAATCGTTAATTGCAGAAACTGTAACATCATATAATgagaataataaaaatatcaagGACATCGACGCAAGATTCCCTTTAAACTTGAAAGGGACCCCTGTTATGAAAGCAAATCGATCGACAAGATCAAACCTGTACCTATCACCAGAATCACCATTAAATAAACAGCGAATACCGATACCCTTAGAAATATCTCTACCACCTTATTTGTCCcccaaaaataaaaataaacgACATAGCGCAGTCATTTATGATGGAGAAGGATATAGCcaattccaagaagaaattgatagTATATCCTCAGAGTCTTCAGAATCCTCGACGGAAGAATCTGAAGATTCCATCCCATTTGCTAGACATGCCCTTtcctttgaagaaatggatAGCTCTAAAGCGGATACAGATAAAATATTGGGCATTGATCAAGAGGCTAATGTCAATTTAAAAGTGCAAAATAGGAATCTCAGGAAAGGACACGAGGAATTATCTAAACAGTTTTTACCTCCCCTACCACaaacaaaattaaataacagtgaagaaaaaaattactACGGTgcattaaataaatcacaatttgaaaatgagtCTTTGAAAATCTTAAAAACACCAACCAAGTCTATCACTATACCTAATTTAGACactgaagaatttcaaacGCCGAAAAGTAATAACTCAAATGGAGCATTAGAATTTTTTgagaaatttgaatctaTCACAAAGGAAGGAGAACAACAAAAGTACACCCAACCTTCAACCATAACAAatcaatataataaatcttttaaATTCCCTCTTGAAAACAAGGAGGGACTCAATACTGAAAGCTCTCTGAATAATTCTTCTGACTTTGCTGACATACCGTCAAATTCAACAGCTGCCAATCTTGACGtagaaaaaagaagaaaaaaattaatcaaCGAAATGAAGTTGAATCCATACCAATTTACCCATCAACATAAAAGAAGCAAAAGTATTATATCACTAGAGTTGACTGAAGCATCAGACAACAGAACCGTTGAAGAAAGAGAGGAATCCATGAGactttcaattaattctGCTCCTTCTGCTCCAATAATACCAGTACGTTCACCTTTACGCCCTAAATCACCTATATCAATAACAGAACAAGATATAGAAACACCTACAAAACTTACTCCAAAGAATACACCTGCTGAAAGATCGCCCAATACCCCAAATATTTACTTACACTCTTGTTCACCTCCTCGTACTAATAAAGATACTACAGCATCAGTGACGGATAGTTTCATATCACCAGATGTATCATACGAAGAAATTAGcaagaatattgaaaagacGAACGATAGcattcaaatattatttgaacGAAAAGTAAGCTCAgataaggaagaaaaagaagaggaagaaatcCAACTACCGTTTATTCAAGCCAGTGCTGAAAGAAAGGAGCCATCAATAAAACCATTATCATCTTTCCAATCATTCAATAATCCGTTGACTCACACCTTGCCGGATAATTTACAAACAGTAGCTCTACCCAGAGCACAACTGAACAAACAACTTCCTAGAAGACAATTGTCAAATGTCGGTAGTGAATATTCTCAGAACACTCAATTTTCCAGGAATTCCTATAGTACAAATCTAACATCTGAACCATCCGTAACTGCTCCTCTATCGATCCCAGAAAATTACATTCTGGAGAAGCCTGTAGCtaatcatttttcaatgaaaaaacCTAAGAATTCAACTATTAATATGACCAAAGGACACACAGGGAAAATGGCTGAACCTAAGACTATTTTAGAGAATAGAAACGGGAAAATTGTAGAAGTTATTGTATTAGACGACGATTATGAAGGAGGGAAAATACctttttcaagaaaaacCAGTTCTAAGAGAAATACTTCACAAAGAATGAGACAAGTTTCATATGAAGCTGCCACCAAGCATTATACGGAAATTTTACAAATGTGTGAGGAAACAGCATCACAGGCAAGGAATATCATATACGATCTTGTTTCCCGTAATGTTGAACCGTTAACAGAACAGAATCAAATCCAAACGCAAAAGCAAAGAACGATCACTCAATATTCCAGAAAGCCTTTACCTCCGGCACCTGCAGAAAAGTACCAACAGTTAATGATTAATCGAAAGACGAGTGCAAGTACTTTAAAGATGGAAAAGGATCAACAAAGACGATATTTACAAAACTTGAACAGAGCGATTAAATCTCATACTCGATCAAGATCAAATatagaattatttaaataa
- the ZRG8 gene encoding Zrg8p (ancestral locus Anc_3.523), giving the protein MRSFIKSHRRSESLERSSTNTNNNNNTHASNASSTIASTSSASNTHSHSTTSLPRTSYDSFEFTAPITPSQSHHHLYDSPKHSSPTFESFHRLANKKMFTSKLFKKTSNSNLNSHLSKDHHASSSDSTNIDHPYLHNQHHDPLHLDLDLDSESPPAIQGTITHSWDNNKNDLLDRNLSSSTSAPSLTNEKDHYIILLNSSNNTVSTTSNLEPPIKLALPAETKKKDNSSLSVKKIRNRKARIHSDDDIIEMNNKSSNFKINLDSLQVINPTLKEVPQITFQEASPVRWQDENKPQGLSNNNSDEEEFSFDNDENNEDDDEDSNSDTASEFSFELGGINGRASSVKYYSKPGDECEDDDEPQVYIDDLYDDENFDDDMNYYEDSSNMDDNENEKQADSKLQNYNDLFELSDNDVSNDRPTYDTDDDDKNTSQLKENGKPISKYEDLFALSDEDGENDADNEIECIPTVNIDITDEDEQDKEREHEQIFPNSNKSKNVNNYNDLFELSDEDESEDGENNANLVIDKDIQLNISSGITEKIKPNKQASIKHKVKITKYKDLFALSDEEDGLDDVEGENIHYNVNDENAVDDLKLSLNAIKDINTSANYIKNVKVDDYDAGVDQSARSLAYYGIPKTPSSYVLSPLSESNNSKTPINMLHQSFPTSLSYTPPLPPPARSQSLKYHDLNSNLDAEVPGLTSNLYFIDETEEDEYNKVNKSSKQNGNTSINKNNNNTDDEDYYLDEINTVPEDFDFSDSESTEFRSPIRKRNFLYPTSNSLNLGNSLSPSSFRRTHSYHGKPIGVSKTDLPMSNKLELNNKTVTFFNSSSSSSNTNSSLAGLGNSIQRSRSPKVSQYIDDNIDNYIINGNPDDPSNVITPTNSFKKPVPEYLQDNSLSPIQETSSSVSSSPKR; this is encoded by the coding sequence ATGCGATCATTCATCAAATCACATAGGAGATCAGAATCTTTAGAGAGATCCAGTACtaataccaataataataataatactcATGCTAGTAATGCATCCTCTACAATCGCATCAACATCTTCCGCATCCAATACTCATTCGCATTCCACAACTTCTTTGCCGAGAACCAGTTACGACTCATTCGAATTCACAGCTCCAATAACACCATCCCAATCTCATCACCATCTTTATGATAGTCCCAAGCATTCATCACCTACATTTGAGTCATTCCATAGATTAGCAAATAAGAAGATGTTTACatccaaattatttaaaaagacTTCCAATTCAAACTTAAACTCTCATCTATCTAAAGATCATCATGCTTCCTCATCAGATTCTACAAATATAGATCATCCCTATTTACACAATCAACATCATGATCCGTTACATTTAGATCTAGATTTAGATTCAGAAAGCCCGCCAGCCATACAGGGAACTATCACTCATTCTTGGGATAATAACAAGaatgatttattagatAGGAACTTATCCTCCTCTACTTCTGCTCCATCTCTTACTAACGAAAAGGATCATTATATAATTCTACTGAATAGTAGTAATAATACTGTTTCAACAACATCGAATTTGGAGCCACCTATAAAATTAGCATTACCTGCAGAAACGAAAAAGAAGGATAACTCAAGCTTAAGTGTGAAAAAGATAAGAAATAGAAAGGCAAGGATTCattcagatgatgatattatagagatgaataataaatcatccaattttAAGATtaatttggattcattACAAGTGATAAACCCAACATTGAAAGAAGTACCCCAAATTACATTCCAAGAAGCATCTCCCGTTAGGTGGCAAGACGAAAATAAACCTCAAGGTTTAAGTAACAATAATagtgatgaagaggaattTTCgtttgataatgatgaaaacaatgaagatgacgaCGAAGACAGTAATAGTGATACAGCATCTGAATTTTCATTCGAGTTGGGAGGCATTAATGGTAGGGCGTCGTCAGTGAAATATTATTCGAAACCCGGCGATGAATGTGAAGATGACGACGAACCTCAAGTATACATTGATGACCTTTATGAcgatgaaaattttgatgacGATATGAACTATTATGAAGATAGCAGTAATATGGATGATAACGAAAACGAGAAACAAGCAGATTCTaaacttcaaaattataatgatttatttgaattatcGGATAACGATGTTTCCAATGATCGTCCGACATATGAtactgatgatgatgataaaaaTACTTCTCAgttaaaagaaaatggcAAGCCAATATCCAAATACGAAGATTTATTTGCACTTTCTGATGAGGACGGTGAAAATGATgcagataatgaaattgaatgcATACCGACAGTCAATATAGACATaactgatgaagatgaacaGGATAAAGAAAGAGAACATGAACAAATATTTCCTAACTCtaataaatccaaaaaCGTCAATAAttataatgatttattcGAATTGTCAGATGAGGATGAGAGTGAGGATGGTGAGAACAATGCAAACTTGGTCATTGACAAAGATATACAACTAAATATATCAAGCGGTATTACGgagaaaataaaaccaAATAAGCAAGCTAGCATAAAACATAAAGTTaaaattaccaaatatAAGGACCTTTTTGCCTTatctgatgaagaggatggACTTGATGATGTAGAAGGAGAGaatattcattataatgttaatgatgaaaatgctGTAGACGATCTAAAGTTATCGTTAAATGCTATTAAAGATATAAATACAAGCGCAAACTACATCAAAAATGTTAAAGTTGATGATTATGACGCAGGTGTCGATCAGTCTGCCAGGAGTCTTGCCTATTATGGTATTCCAAAAACTCCTTCAAGTTATGTATTATCACCATTAAGTGagtcaaataattcaaagacTCCTATTAACATGTTACATCAAAGTTTCCCCACGAGTTTGAGTTATACCCCACCATTGCCTCCCCCAGCAAGATCACAAAGCTTAAAGTATCATGATCTTAATTCTAATTTGGATGCTGAAGTACCAGGATTGACAAGCAATCTATattttattgatgaaactgAAGAAGACGAGTACAACAAGGTgaataaatcttcaaagCAAAATGGTAATACCTctattaataaaaataataataataccgACGATGAAGATTATTAtcttgatgaaattaacaCAGTTCCCGAAGACTTTGATTTTTCTGATTCGGAGAGTACAGAATTTAGATCACCTATTAGGAAAAGAAACTTCCTATACCCaacatcaaattcattgaatttaggaaattcattatcaccatcatcatttaGGAGGACCCATAGTTATCATGGTAAACCTATTGGGGTATCAAAAACAGATCTACCAATGAGCAATAAACtagaattaaataataaaacggtcactttcttcaatagcTCATCATCCTCGTCTAATACAAATAGTAGTTTAGCAGGATTGGGAAATAGTATTCAAAGATCAAGATCACCAAAGGTAAGTCAATACATAGATGATAACATCGataattatattataaatgGAAACCCTGATGACCCCTCTAATGTGATTACTCCAACCAACTCTTTTAAGAAACCTGTTCCAGAGTATCTGCAAGATAATTCCCTAAGCCCAATTCAAGaaacttcttcatcggTTTCAAGTTCTCCCAAGAGATAA
- the NCAS0F03790 gene encoding uncharacterized protein (ancestral locus Anc_3.532), translating to MKKKKKKNTTMFTTILRKKKEPFAKEQATMDAFNLKKENRKKFSEKQKLKNKHSTQSDRKYKLLNRQKKASEEAAKEEETNTEEKPAQLPPNNAYRYHEDIDLAFEDLLIDENENKKINEKLKYIIKERIDEEEAGGLPGKEDTGKLTKKELEKMDIDSLNKLLGRKVDEPRGKPMEELPRGDSNTNNPPVQDRNNDETAIPSELADAQDFLDTLL from the coding sequence atgaagaagaagaagaagaagaatacgACTATGTTCACTACTATTctaagaaagaagaaggagCCCTTTGCAAAAGAGCAAGCCACCATGGATGCATTCAACttgaagaaggagaatAGGAAAAAGTTCAGTGAGAAGCAgaagttgaagaacaagCATTCTACTCAAAGTGATAGAAAATATAAGTTATTAAACAGACAAAAGAAGGCAAGTGAAGAGGCGGCAAAGGAGGAGGAAACCAACACAGAAGAGAAGCCTGCTCAATTACCACCTAATAATGCATATCGATACCATGAAGACATCGATTTAGCATTTGAGGATTTATTGATTGacgaaaatgaaaacaagaaaatcaatgaaaaattgaagtatatcattaaagaaagaatagACGAAGAGGAAGCTGGAGGCTTGCCTGGTAAGGAAGACACAGGGAAGTTGACAAAGAAGGAATTGGAGAAGATGGATATTGActctttgaataaattattagGCCGGAAAGTCGACGAACCTCGAGGCAAACCCATGGAAGAGCTGCCAAGAGGAGACAGCAATACGAATAACCCACCTGTGCAAGACAGGAACAATGACGAGACGGCCATCCCCTCTGAACTAGCAGATGCCCAGGACTTCCTGGACACTTTGTTGTGA
- the EDC2 gene encoding Edc2p (ancestral locus Anc_3.533), producing the protein MTPRVEEQYTSVERKGASHTLKRCQHSKQGKSDNSAIPASNRHQLPLSHFKEQRLPNGEKPNFGHSCDRKNSTKRKEDGNGVKTKHNQKKNTKTRNIKKRTSSSEFNRGDVNKERTKLEKKTGTPYIYLQSPMKSESQTQARRPSSSSTTFAGSTFATDIPLECNLPTPSFGSL; encoded by the coding sequence ATGACTCCAAGAGTTGAAGAACAATACACATCCGTCGAGAGAAAGGGTGCTTCGCACACTTTGAAAAGATGTCAACATTCCAAACAAGGAAAGAGTGACAATAGCGCTATACCGGCAAGTAACCGTCATCAACTGCCATTATCTCATTTCAAAGAACAACGATTACCCAATGGTGAAAAGCCCAATTTTGGTCATTCCTGTGATAGAAAGAACTCgacaaagagaaaagaagatggaAACGGTGTCAAGACAAAGCACAATCAAAAAAAGAACACTAAGACAAGGAATATAAAGAAACGTACTTCCTCGAGCGAGTTCAACAGAGGGGATGTAAACAAGGAAAGaaccaaattggaaaagaagacTGGTACACCCTACATCTATTTACAGAGCCCTATGAAGTCTGAGTCGCAAACTCAAGCCCGTAGACCCTCATCATCGTCTACCACTTTTGCCGGCAGTACCTTTGCCACAGATATACCCTTGGAATGCAATCTACCGACGCCGAGCTTCGGTTCCCTTTGA
- the NCAS0F03810 gene encoding uncharacterized protein (ancestral locus Anc_3.536), with the protein MTISTDSETEYRKEIQRQLDLNHSHLQSIEQNPHSQIRFEVDLSDAELSSRGCSPDAKIFFFDIDNTLYSSSKHINELMRHAILKFFENELGVNCTKAAKLIDSYYQVYGLAIAGIIKDFHVDPLEYNKFVDDALPLQDILKPDLQLRRVLLSLRESGYFDKFWLFTNAYKDHAIRVVKILGVADLFDGITYCDYTKLKFGKNHSVMCKPNPQYYQLAKLQSGLPKFENAWLVDDSWNNIKTAMELGFDKCFFLTDDVKTYQQYDRGQLSVINDILNVPTHVENAKVQQQDNIPKPIPIPIPMIN; encoded by the coding sequence ATGACAATCTCAACTGATTCAGAAACAGAATACCGGaaggaaattcaaagaCAACTAGACTTGAATCATTCCCATTTACAATCCATCGAACAGAATCCACACTCACAAATCCGTTTTGAAGTGGACCTTTCAGATGCCGAACTATCGTCGCGAGGGTGTTCCCCAGATGCAAagatatttttctttgatataGATAACACGCTATACAGTTCCAGTAAGCATATCAACGAATTGATGCGTCATGcaatattgaaattcttcGAGAATGAATTAGGTGTTAACTGCACCAAGGCCGCTAAACTAATTGATTCATACTACCAAGTGTATGGTCTAGCCATCGCTGgtattattaaagatttcCACGTGGACCCCTTGGAATACAATAAATTTGTCGATGATGCACTCCCCTTGCAAGACATATTGAAACCTGATTTACAATTAAGAAGGGTCCTTTTATCCTTGAGGGAGTCAGGGTATTTCGATAAGTTTTGGTTATTTACTAATGCCTATAAAGATCATGCCATCAGAGTAGTTAAAATTCTGGGTGTGGCAGATTTATTCGATGGGATTACATATTGCGATTACacaaaattgaaatttggtaAAAATCATTCCGTGATGTGCAAACCAAATCCtcaatattatcaattagCTAAATTACAAAGTGGATTACCTAAATTCGAAAATGCATGGTTAGTGGACGATTCTTGGAATAATATAAAGACTGCTATGGAATTAGGGTTTGATAAATGCTTTTTTCTAACTGATGATGTAAAAACTTATCAGCAATATGATAGGGGCCAACTTTCTGTGATAAACGATATTTTGAATGTGCCCACTCATGTTGAAAATGCCAAGGTGCAACAACAAGATAATATCCCAAAACCAATACCAATACCAATACCAATGATCAATTAA
- the KRE29 gene encoding Smc5-Smc6 complex subunit KRE29 (ancestral locus Anc_3.537) — protein MSSSSSSPIRAANTSGLTKEEEDLIIADSESDSDSNSQQKTQNVIRNLPEDYLDDISDSDLDQLDDDLNDPVLTRIPKLIKPVAPINIFKDDNISHKEVEIKQFDLGRSFDKKLATNISKLDELIKLAEKSPLKSPVVNLDIDKAKNAYRAQLKYKGNINEHIVDMVVRETISGQFKDWHFIDSEYNFKLLDPILDSDDFFYLNEIQMTEKIKKQFPTLHELCLALGCNKVKLNNIHISKEDLLQYDNLVELTPTENVMKLICYYGSDPLFNKIFICLILDRKIYESLFCDSLICTTIYCKLILQNDPDNESLFLQDYLQVVDKGNYFLHYRLIRLLPNLKNALIERLFKENQDTKLAQFVKTFNKLFDEKMYRDLLYFVLFIYGSDEMPFGNSKTTEYFKDCVYDMTQDGTNDVELSLMKGVLNLFYQINEV, from the coding sequence atgtcatcatcatcgtcatccCCCATACGAGCGGCAAATACTTCAGGATTAactaaagaagaagaagatctcATAATAGCGGACTCAGAATCGGACTCAGATTCAAATTCACAACAAAAAACACAGAATGTCATTCGAAACCTGCCGGAGGACTACCTCGATGACATATCTGACTCGGATCTTGATcaattagatgatgatttgaatgatCCTGTGTTGACAAGGATACCGAAATTGATTAAGCCCGTGGCCCCtattaatatcttcaaagatgaTAACATTTCACATAAAGAAGTTGAGATAAAACAGTTTGATTTGGGTAGATCCTTTGATAAAAAGTTGGCTACCAATATTTctaaattggatgaattgataaaattggCAGAGAAATCACCTTTGAAGTCACCCGTGGTAAATCTGGATATTGATAAGGCTAAGAATGCATATAGGGCACAGTTAAAATATAAGGGGAATATTAATGAACATATAGTGGATATGGTTGTAAGAGAAACCATATCGGGTcaatttaaagattggCATTTTATTGATTCTGAATATAATTTTAAACTTTTGGATCCGATACTGGATAGTGATGattttttctatttaaatgaaataCAAATGACTGAGaaaattaagaaacaatttCCGACTTTACATGAATTATGCTTGGCACTTGGTTGTAATAAagtgaaattgaacaacATTCATATTAGCAAAGAAGATCTCCTCCAATATGATAATCTCGTTGAACTGACGCCCACTGAAAAtgtaatgaaattaatttgTTATTATGGAAGTGATCCTTTGttcaacaaaatattcatttgtCTCATATTGGATAGAAAGATATATGAATCTTTATTTTGTGACTCCCTCATCTGTACCACCATCTATTGcaaattaatattacaaaATGACCCAGATAACGAATCACTGTTCTTGCAAGATTATCTTCAAGTAGTCGACAAGGGAAACTACTTCCTACATTATAGACTAATTAGATTACTTCcgaatttgaaaaatgcaTTAATTGAACGTTTATTTAAGGAGAACCAGGATACAAAATTGGCACAATTTGTTAAAACTTTTAATAAActatttgatgaaaaaatgtATCGagatttattatatttcgTACTATTTATTTATGGCTCTGATGAGATGCCCTTCGGTAATTCCAAAACCACTGAATACTTTAAGGATTGTGTCTATGATATGACACAAGATGGTACTAATGATGTGGAATTATCGTTAATGAAAGGTGTTTTAAACCTTTTCtatcaaataaatgaaGTTTAA
- the NCAS0F03830 gene encoding GDP-mannose transporter (ancestral locus Anc_3.538), which translates to MTALAGPQQPWSFQTHMVNSAPASILSYCASSILMTMTNKFVVNLPYFNMTFVMLFVQSMVCTLTLVILKFFGVAKFRNLNKKDTLNWLPISFLLVLMIYTSSKALQFLAVPIYTIFKNLTIILIAYGEVLFFGGSVTLMELSSFFLMVLSSVVATLGDNQALRAKAITMAELAASTNSTDDTIPTELGVISGIIGNPGYLWMFTNCITCALFVLIMRKRIKSTSFKDYDTMFYNNVLASPILLIFSFLMEDWSRSNVHINLGGNSLSAMIISGLASVGISYCSGWCVRVTSSTTYSMVGALNKLPIAVFGLIFFDAPRNFLSIFSILLGFASGLLYAFAKQRKSAGELKKSLATEK; encoded by the coding sequence ATGACCGCTCTCGCTGGACCTCAACAACCATGGAGCTTCCAAACGCACATGGTCAATTCGGCACCAGCTTCCATTCTTTCCTACTGTGCATCCTCCATCCTTATGACCATGACTAACAAGTTCGTCGTCAACCTCCCTTACTTCAACATGACTTTTGTCATGCTGTTTGTACAATCCATGGTTTGTACACTGACTTTGGTGATTCTCAAGTTCTTTGGCGTAGCCAAATTCCGTAATTTGAACAAGAAGGACACGTTGAACTGGCTTCCAATCTCCTTCCTGCTAGTATTAATGATATATACCTCGTCAAAGGCTTTGCAATTCTTAGCGGTCCCCATTTATACCATCTTCAAGAACTTAACCATCATTCTGATTGCATATGGGGAAGTTCTGTTCTTTGGCGGTTCTGTCACTCTCATGGAACTatcttctttcttcctCATGGTACTGTCATCAGTAGTTGCTACGTTAGGTGATAATCAAGCCCTAAGGGCCAAAGCTATTACAATGGCTGAATTGGCCGCTAGCACTAATTCCACTGACGACACTATTCCAACAGAATTGGGTGTCATCTCAGGAATTATTGGCAATCCAGGTTATTTATGGATGTTCACCAATTGTATCACATGTGCCCTATTTGTCCTAATTATgagaaaaagaataaagtcCACCtctttcaaagattatGACACCATGTTCTACAATAACGTTCTCGCATCCCCCATCCTTCTTATATTCTCCTTCCTTATGGAGGATTGGTCTCGTTCAAACGTCCATATCAATTTGGGCGGTAATTCATTAAGCGCCATGATCATTTCAGGGCTGGCCTCTGTGGGGATCTCTTATTGTTCAGGGTGGTGTGTTCGTGTCACTTCATCAACTACCTATTCCATGGTTGGTgcattgaataaattgCCCATTGCTGTGTTTGGTCTCATATTCTTTGACGCTCCTCGAAATTTCTTATCCATATTCTCCATTCTATTAGGGTTTGCCTCAGGTTTGTTGTATGCTTTTGCTAAGCAACGGAAATCAGCAGGGgagttgaagaaatctttAGCCACAGAGAAATAA